In one window of Eubalaena glacialis isolate mEubGla1 chromosome 13, mEubGla1.1.hap2.+ XY, whole genome shotgun sequence DNA:
- the GSS gene encoding glutathione synthetase, with translation MATGWGSLLQDEQQLEELARQAVDRALAEGVLLRTSQEPSSSDVVSYAPFTLFPSLVTSALLEQAYAVQMDFNLLVDAVSQNAAFLEQTLSSTIKRDNFTAHLFDIHKQVLKEGIAQAVFLGLNRSDYMFQRNADGSAALKQIEINTISASFGGLASRTPAVHRHVLNVLGKTKEAAKILSNNPSKGLAMGIAKAWELYGSANARVLLIAQEKERNIFDQRAIENELLARNIHVIRRKFEDVSEKGSLDQDRRLFMDGQEVAVVYFRDGYMPSHYSLQNWEARLLLERSCAVKCPDIATQLAGTKKVQQELSRSGMLEMLLPGQPEAVARLRATFAGLYSLDMGEEGDQAITEAIAAPSCFVLKPQREGGGNNLYGEEMVQALERLKDSEERASYILMEKIEPEPFENCLLRPGSPARVVQCISELGIFGVYVRQGKTLVMNKHVGHLLRTKAIEHADGGVAAGVAVLDNPYPV, from the exons GTGGTGAGCTATGCCCCATTCACACTCTTCCCCTCACTGGTCACGAGTGCCCTGCTGGAGCAGGCCTATGCTGTGCAAATGGACTTCAACCTGCTGGTGGATGCTGTCAGCCAGAACGCTGCCTTTCTGGAGCAAACTCTCTCCAG CACCATCAAAAGGGACAACTTTACTGCTCATCTCTTTGACATCCACAAGCAAGTCCTGAAGGAGGGCATTGCCCAG GCGGTGTTCCTGGGCCTGAATCGCTCAGACTACATGTTCCAGCGCAACGCAGATGGCTCTGCAGCCCTGAAACAGATTGAAATCAACACCATCTCTGCCAGCTTTGGGGGCCTAGCCTCCCGGACCCCTGCTGTGCATCG ACATGTTCTCAATGTCCTGGGTAAGACCAAAGAAGCTGCCAAGATCCTCTCCAATAATCCCAGCAAGGGATTGGCCATGGGGATTGCCAAAGCCTGGGAACTCTACGGCTCAGCCAA CGCTCGGGTGCTACTGATTgctcaagagaaggaaaggaatatATTTGACCAGCGTGCCATAGAGAATGAGCTACTGGCCAG GAATATCCATGTAATCCGGCGAAAGTTTGAAGATGTCTCTGAAAAGGGGTCTCTAGACCAGGACCGAAGACTGTTTAT GGACGGCCAGGAAGTTGCTGTGGTTTACTTCCGGGATGGCTACATGCCAAGTCATTACAGTCTACAG AACTGGGAAGCACGGCTGCTGCTGGAGAGGTCATGTGCTGTCAAGTGCCCGGACATTGCCACGCAGCTGGCTGGGACTAAGAAGGTGCAACAGGAGCTGAGCAGATCAGGCATGCTGGAGATGTTGCTCCCTGGCCAGCCTGAGGCCGTGGCCCGCCTCCGTGCCACGTTtgctggcctctactcactggaCATG GGTGAAGAAGGGGACCAGGCTATCACTGAGGCCATTGCTGCCCCTAGCTGCTTCGTGCTAAAGCCCCAGAGAGAGGGTGGAG GTAACAACCTATACGGGGAGGAGATGGTACAGGCCCTGGAGCGGCTGAAGGACAGTGAGGAGAGAGCCTCCTATATCCTCATGGAGAAGATAGAACCTGAACCTTTTGAGAATTGTCTACTGCGACCTGGCAGCCCTGCCCGAGTGGTCCAATGCATTTCAGAGCTGGGCATCTTCGGGGTCTATGTCAG GCAGGGAAAGACACTTGTGATGAACAAGCATGTGGGACATCTGCTTCGAACCAAAGCCATCGAGCATGCCGATGGTGGTGTGGCAGCAGGAGTGGCAGTCCTAGACAACCCATACCCTGTGTGA